GGTGCGGACGCGGCCAGCTCGGTGCGACCGGTGATTAGCATCATCGACGAGATGATTGCACCGGTGCTGGTGGCTCGCTACACGCTGCCTGCGGTGTTTACGGTATGACCCCGGCGCAGATCATCCAGGCCATCGAAGGAATGGAGCCTGCGATGCAGCGGGCCTATCTGGAGCAGGTCAAGACGGTGGTCGGCGCGGCGACGGTTGCAGAAGTTGAGCGCCTGATCGCGGAAGAGGATGAAGAGGGCCTGGTCTCGCTGCTCAGCCTGGGAGCGCTGTCCGTGTTCCTTGAGCTGGCGCGGTCGGTGTTCATCGCCGGCGCCAAGTACGAGGTTAAGGCGATCGCGATCCCCCGTGAGCTTGGGCGTTTTGAGTTCGATGCCAGGCAGCCCGCTGCTGAGAAGTGGGTGTCGGCCAAGGCGGAAGAGATCCGCGCCAACGCATCCATCGACGTCCGCGCCGCTATTCGCGAAGTGATGGCTACTCGCCGACGCGTGGTCGGGTGGCCCAGTGCACAGCCTGCTGCAGTGCAGGTGGGAGTCATCGCTACGCCGATGATTCGCACGCCTCGCCAGGCAGCGCTTGACCTCCTGGGCCGTGTAAGCGCTCAAACAGGCTCACGCTCAGGCGGCGTCATCGGCCTGCCTGGCAACTATGCCCAGTACGTCCTGAATGCTCGTGCCCAACTCCTGGGCGGCAATCCCGACGAGATGCGCAAGTACTTGCAGCGCAAGCGCCGGGACCGCCGCTTCGATGGGATCGTGAACAGAGCAATCAAGGCGGGAACGCCAGTCGCACAGGCTGACGTGGACAAGATCGCCGGTCGCTACGCTGATCGCCTGATGAAGACTTATGCCGAGATGTTGTCCAAGGCCGAGGCGCTGGAGTCATTCGGTGCCGGCCGCGACCAGGTGTATGAGCAGTTGATTGCTCAGGGCCTTGATCGTGATCTGGTAACGAAGACCTGGCGAGACCGAGGCGACAAGAAGGTCCGTCACACCCACTCAGTGATGGGCGGGCAAGAGGTTCAGAAGGATCAGCCATTCCAAAGCCCGAACGGTGCATTACTTAGGTATCCGGGCGATACGAGCCTCGGAGCTGGGTGGAGTGAGCGCGCCAACTGCCGCTGCTCGGCCATCTACAAGATAAGGCGCAAGTGATGCCAGATATCTATGACCGCGCAAAGGCCACGGCCACACGCATGCTCGCGCCGCGCAGCAAGGGCGGCAAAGGCCTGGAACTGGTGTTGCGCCGGGAGACATTGGGCGAATACGACCCAGACAATCCGCAGCCGCCTGGAGAGCTGGTGCTGAACGGCTCAGGCTTCCGCGAGGAATACGACGACAAGTACATCGATGGCACGCTGATCGTTCGCGGCGACGTCAAGCTGCTGGTCTCGCCGGTGCAGCTCAACGGAGCCGACATGCCTTTGCCACTGAGTAACGACCGTATCCAGTTCGATGGCACCACCTACACGGTGATCGCCGTCGGCCCATGGAATTATGCCGGCCTGGCGGTTGGCTTCGAGCTGCAGGTGCGTAAGTAATGGCTAAACCTCATCACATGACCAGCCGCTACGGCGGGCTAAATGGCAGTTTTGCTGAGAGTCTGGCAGCGTTCGCGGAGCAGACCAAGGAAGCCATCGACGATGTGTTCCGTGAGGTGGTGATCGAGATCGGCACTTCGGTCATCCGCCTGTCACCGGTGGACACTGGGCGCTTCAAAGGCAACTGGCAGTTTACCGTGGGCGCCCCTTCAAGTCAGAGCCTGGACACTTTCGACAAGTCCGGACACGAGACCATTGCCGCCCTGGTGGCCGAAGTCAGCAAGCTTGAGGCTGGGCAGGTTGCCTACATCGTCAACAACCTGGTGTATGCGATCCCGCTGGAATATGGGCACTCCCAGAAAAAAGCACCCTCTGGCATGGTGCAAATAACGCTTGCCCGCTTCCAGCAGATCGTTGAGGAAGCCATCAGGAATAACCAGGTATGAGCCATAACATCATTTCGGCCGCTTTCGAGTCGCGCCTGCTGGCCTGGGCCAAGGCTCGAACTAAGCCCCTTAAGGTGGTGGTCGAGAACGAGACCTACACACCGGCTTCCGGCGAGACGTACCTGAGGGCCTTCACGCTGCCGGCGGTGACAGCCAGCAACACGCTCGGCGGCGACCACCAGCTGTACGTCGGCGTGTTCCAGGTCAACATCGTGGCACCGTCCGGCAAGTACCGGACCGAGGCGAGCGGCATTGTTGATGAGCTGGCCGCGCTGTTCCCGGTGAATCTGCGTATCCCTCGCGCTGGTCTCGTCGCCATCGTGCTTACGCCGGTCGGCCCAGGCCCAGGCATCCCTGATGGCAACACCTTCACCGTGCCGGCCTCGTTCCAGTATCGAGCCGACACCAACTAATTCGCCCGTTGGGCAAACCCAGAACCCGCCACTGAGCGGGTTTTGTCATTTCTGCAAAGAGGAAACAACCAATGGCTTTCAAATTGCCCAACGGCGCTATTATGGAAATCGCGTCGGTGTTCAGTGCTGCTGTTCTGGCCACCGCCATCACCAACGCCAACCCTGCTGTTGTGTCCGCAGTTGCGCACACCCTGGAAGACGGCGATATCATCGTTGTGACATCCGGATGGACTCGGCTTAACGACCGCACCGCTCGTGTTGACGCAGCCCTGACGGATTCGTTTGCGCTTGAGGGCATTAACACCACCAAGACGAACGTGTACACGCCTGGCGCCGGGGTTGGCTCGGTGCGCGCCGTAAGCGGTTGGGCGCAGATCGCCCAAATCACTGAAGTCGCAACCAGTGGAGGTGATCAGCAGTTCACTACCTTCGGCTTCTTGGAAGACGATGACGACCGCCAATTGCCTACCACCAAATCGCCAATCAGCATGACTATTACCGTCGCCGATGACCCGTTGCTGCCTTATGTGCCGATCTGCGAAGCCGCGGACGAAGACAAGGAAGCGCGCGTGGTCCGGCTGAAACTGCCGAACGGCTCCGAGATCTACTACAACGCGTACGTCTCGATCACCTCTACGCCATCTCTGTCCCGCAACAACATCATGACCCGCACTATCACTCTGTCGCTGGCTTCGCGCCCGACTCGTTACCAGGCGGCGGCGTAACCCATGGCCAAGATCAAGATCGCTCCAAACCCAACGTTCAAGGCCAAGGTGCAGATCCCCCGCGTGGGTGGTGACGCGGTGGCGGTGGACTTCGAGTTCAAGTACCTCGACCGCATCGCGCTGTCGGCACTGTTCGACCGCTGGAACACCGCGCGGGACGAGCACGCAACCAAAGTGCAAGACGAGGGCATGTCCTGGCAGGACGCCACGGCCTCCGAAATCGCGCTGCAGGTGAATCAGCTTAAGGACATCGTCAGCGGCTGGGGCTTCGACGAAAAGCTTTCTGACGAGTCAATGACTGCGCTGGTTACCAGTTGCATCGGCGCGCCGCAGGCAGTGCTGGACGCCTACCAGGCTGCATACAAGCCGGCACGCCTGGGAAACTGACCGGCGCTGCCCGCATCCTTTACGAGCAGGGGCCGTCAGAGGCTGATCTGGCGGCCTTCGGCATGACCAAGGCCGACATCCCCGATGAAGAGTACGAGGTCTGGCCAGACAACTGGCCGGCCTTCCTGCTGTTCGAGGCGATGTCCACGCAGTGGCGTGTGGGTATGGGCGGCGCCGTGGGCCTGGATTACAGCGCACTTAAACCGGTGGCCAGCATGATCGGCCTCAAGCGGGAAGAGCTGGCACAGGCTTTCCCCGACCTTCGGATGATGGAGGCTGAAGCGCTGCTAGTGATGGGCGAGAGCCGCACGTAAAACAATCAATGTGACGCGGCATGGCCGCAGGAGGCGAGCGTGAGAGAACTATCAGATTGGCTCACAGCGCAAGGCTACGCAGACCTTGCGCGCTTTGCAGGGCGGTCGCCTCAGGAACTGGAACAGGTGATCGTAACCAGTGCGATGACTGAGGCTTCCATGGAGTACCTCTACAGTCTCTACGATCCGTTAATGTCCGCTCATCTGTTGGAAGATGTTTTTCGGATCATGGCTGTTCTTCAGCCGAAGGCTCTGGAATGTCGGAAATTGCCGACTTGATCTTGTCAAACATGGCGTCCAATGCCGACATGATTTGATTGGACATTTGTGAGGGGGGATTGGCAGCAATAATTGTGCTGATTGATCCTACGACACCGAATACCTGATGCAAGCCGAAAGAGATCGAACGCAGATCCTGAAGTGAATACGTTTTTTCGCTCTCGGTCGGCTTTTTCGCGAGGGTATTTCTTAACAGCGCCGCTTCTACTCCTGGCTCGCAAGGATTCCATTGCCAATGAGCAATCTCGTTTCTGTAGGTAGAAAGCTTCCGATACTGCGTGATCACCTTAAGGATGCGATCGCGAATGGCTGGATCTACATGATCGGTTTTATCGACAACAGCAGAGATGAAGTCTGCCATTGATGAGCCTTTTAGTTTTAATTGTTGAATCAGC
This genomic stretch from Pseudomonas synxantha BG33R harbors:
- a CDS encoding phage tail terminator-like protein; this translates as MSHNIISAAFESRLLAWAKARTKPLKVVVENETYTPASGETYLRAFTLPAVTASNTLGGDHQLYVGVFQVNIVAPSGKYRTEASGIVDELAALFPVNLRIPRAGLVAIVLTPVGPGPGIPDGNTFTVPASFQYRADTN
- a CDS encoding phage tail protein, translating into MAFKLPNGAIMEIASVFSAAVLATAITNANPAVVSAVAHTLEDGDIIVVTSGWTRLNDRTARVDAALTDSFALEGINTTKTNVYTPGAGVGSVRAVSGWAQIAQITEVATSGGDQQFTTFGFLEDDDDRQLPTTKSPISMTITVADDPLLPYVPICEAADEDKEARVVRLKLPNGSEIYYNAYVSITSTPSLSRNNIMTRTITLSLASRPTRYQAAA
- a CDS encoding phage tail assembly chaperone → MAKIKIAPNPTFKAKVQIPRVGGDAVAVDFEFKYLDRIALSALFDRWNTARDEHATKVQDEGMSWQDATASEIALQVNQLKDIVSGWGFDEKLSDESMTALVTSCIGAPQAVLDAYQAAYKPARLGN
- a CDS encoding HK97 gp10 family phage protein; its protein translation is MAKPHHMTSRYGGLNGSFAESLAAFAEQTKEAIDDVFREVVIEIGTSVIRLSPVDTGRFKGNWQFTVGAPSSQSLDTFDKSGHETIAALVAEVSKLEAGQVAYIVNNLVYAIPLEYGHSQKKAPSGMVQITLARFQQIVEEAIRNNQV
- a CDS encoding DUF1799 domain-containing protein, encoding MTKADIPDEEYEVWPDNWPAFLLFEAMSTQWRVGMGGAVGLDYSALKPVASMIGLKREELAQAFPDLRMMEAEALLVMGESRT